The genomic interval taatatgtataaataatataatataaaaattaaaaaatatatatacgatTCGCCGATTTGATTCTGTTCAaatcgattttcaaaatatgaaaattgataatgAACCAGTTTCGATTCTTAAGAACGGAAACTCGGCTGGGTTGATTACAAACTAGATCAAACCCATCAATTCAGTTTAGTTGGTTCAAtaaactttttagttttttttatttatttattttgggttatGCCCTTAGTCATCCTctcatttttacatttttgctCATGATGTTGATAACTTGATATCAAGGTGGAtaatgttgatatttttttatgaccctgtttagatagtgaaagtgttttattttatattatctcatctcatttcatcttatcattataattttttcaaatttttacacaaaatataataaacaattcaattttttaaaatctcaaaataataataatattaaaaaataatattctaacaatactttatttaacttttaactttcatcacaactcatctcatttcaacttactatccaaacgacaccttaAAAGCTTGTTGAAGAACTGGGAtgatctcatatcatctcaaaacttctcataattttcttatacaatatcactaaaaaacaaacacttttcaatttcaaatattcaactttgtcatctaattattataattttctcaaacttctaaacaaaatacaaaaaataatattactttttaaagttttaaaataaaaataatattaaaatgtatatattctaataatattttaactatctaatacttttattaaattttttctcccttattttccaaaatctaataaaacataataattcaaataatttcacagCTATTTATagaattctcatttcatcttagtTCACAACAAcatgttttcttcttctaaatTGACATTATCTCCACCAAATTAATACTTTCTTCATCAATGAttactatttaaatgataatagaATAGTCAATTGAAATGTACATATAAATAAgtacaattaaaaataacaaaactatTCTCATCCAAACTTACTAGTTCACTCATTATTAGTTCCATGGTTTGATCACAAAACTAAGTAATAATTATCCCTCTTTCTACTTTCTGATTTATAATTAGTGCAGTCCTTTAGTAACACGTCTGACACCAACATATTTAGCAACCATgcatatatttattagatttggGCCTTGGCCCATCCCAACTTGCCACCCTTGATGTATGGAATTTTCTACTTTCCAACTGACATGTTTGGTCGGCGCACGGGAAGAAGAGTTGAAGAAGAATATACAAGTTCGTCGGGACAGTGCAGTCTAAGTAAAGAAGGAAACGGTGTCGTCTGGAAGTAGAAGAAACTATGCATTTTATCTTTAGTTAAACTTTGCGTTTTAATTAAGTTGTGCATTTTGGTGTCTACTATGTAGCTAGTATTTCCTACAGTCATTTTATCATTTCCCGCTTTCTGTTACAAGTTGTTATTTTGTAAGTGCTGGGGGACGCATGTATAAGGGAAAAGTCAGAGAATGAGTAGAGGTATCTGTGAGCTTGTAACTCAATGAAATTTCTTTGGAGGAAGGGTACCATGAATATCCATTGTATCTCAAGCACAATATGAATTTATGAGAGTTCATTTCCATTCTATCCATCTCTTGTATTATTTAGCATCTCCTTTCTTATTAGTAACCCAAAAGGTtcttaacaattggtatcattGAACCGATGATCCCATAGTTGACGATACTCATTCCAAGCAACAACAAGAGGCATTGCAGCGGGAGGTTGGTGCCCATGAGGAAGGTATTCTAGAGATGAGGGAACACTTGAATCAGATTACAGACATAGTAAGAACTTTTATGGCAAATCAAAACAATATCCCTAATAGAGAGCTTAAGGTAATGCATGATGCTGAGGGACAAGATATTCCAGAAGAGGCTGCTTCAACCGTGGTGTAAGACTGGAGTTCCCTCATTTTGAGGGTGATAATCCTATGGGTTGGGTGTTCAAGACAACTCAATATTTTGAGTTCTATCAAATATCTCCAGCTCTTCATCTATTAATGGTGTCCTACCATATGGATGGTGAGGTCTTGGTATGGTATCAAGATGACCTTGATTCAGGACAGTTTATGTCGTGGGAAACCTTCATTAAAGCCTTGCTTGTTCAATTCGAACACAGAGCTTAAGATGATCCTATGGAGTCTCTCTCTCGTCTCAAGCAAACAATCACAATATCAGCTTACAAAGCTCAATTTGAGAGCTTATCTAATCACTTGAGAGGGCTATCCAACCACTATAAACTCAGCTGCTCCTAAGCAGTTTGAAGGATGAAATATGCTTgcccatttggatgttgaatccGATCAATTTAAGTGCAGCCTTTAGGCTCGCCAAAATTCAGGAGGAGTAGTTGCACAGTACTAAGAGAGGGCTCAagcaaatctcaaataaattgtCCTCACCTCCACCAATAGCTCTTTCACAGTAAATACCATTTGGAGAAAACAACACTAGAGGTTAGAAAAATTACCAACCAGTAAGGAAAGTTTCTTCAAGTTACAcgaatgaaaagagaaaaaatggcCTATCTTACCATTGCGATGAGAAATGGAATCCCTCGCATAATTGCAAAAGccctaaaatctattttttacaaGGTAGTGAGGATTCGGGAGAAGGCCATATAGAGGTGAAGGAACAGACATCACTGAAGAAGAGGAGACCGTGGTGTCTACACCAGCTTTAGGGGAGCCTGAAATCTCGTTGAATGCAATTTCAGGTACTCCTAGCTCTAGCACCATGAGACTCTTAGGAAGAATTGGTGATGAGAACGTAGTCATATTAATTGATTCTGATAGTATACACAATTTTTTAGACCCTTCCATTGCTCACAAAACCAAATTACACATCAATAATAACatgcatcttttggtaaaaAATGCTAATGGGGAGATTATTTACAATGAAGGTCTCTGTGATGAGGTGAATATTAAGGTGCAGGGGCATCATTTTCTGACCTCGTTCTACGTACTTTTCTTGGGGTTGTGATGTTGTATTGAGAGTTAAATAGTTAGAAAGTTTAAGTCCTATGATATGGGACTTTTCATAATTGTTAATAGAATTTTTACATGGCCAAATAAGGGTTTGGTTGCAAGGGTTGGGTTTGCAGCATATCTCATTTGAGGGTCAAAACAAGGCCATTTTAAAATCCATATACAGAGAGAAGAGGTTGTTAATACAATTATTCCACGAGGAGATGAATGAAAAAACGAGCCCATAGATGCAGAAATTAGTAAGTTGTTGAGTGAGTTCAAAGGGGTGTTTGAACAACCCCAGGGGCTGCCACCCCGACATTCTCATGAccataaaattgttttaaagaaaGGGACACAACCCATTTCCACTAGACCTTACCGCTATCCTTACTATCAGAAAATGGAGATTGAAAAGATTGTTATTGAATTGTTACAATCAGGGGTGATTTGGCCCAATTCAAATCGCTTTTCATCCCATGTTTAATTGGTGAGAAAGGCATATGGGAGTTGGCatttatgagtttattacaGGGCCTTAAACCATGAGACTACGAAGAATAAATTTTCAATACACGTCATTGACGAGTTGCTGGATGAAGTACACGGTTCTAGGGTGTTTTCTAAATTGGAATTATGCTCCGGGTACCATCAAATAGGAGTAGTGCATGAGGATATTAAGAAGATAACATTTCGTACTCACGAGGAGTATTACGAATTTCTCATTATCATTTAGACTTATTAATGCCCATTTGACATTTCAAGGGTTGATGAACCAAGTTTTTAGACCAttcttgaggaagtttataTTGGTTTTCTTCAATGACATTTTAGTCTATAATAAAACACTGCTGGAGCATTTAACTCATTTGAGAAGGGTTCTGGAGATTTTACAACAACTCAAGTTGTTTGCCAAGTTGACTAAATGTAAGTTTGGAATGAAAGAGATTGACTACTTGGGCATATTATCGCTAGTGAGGGAGACAAGGTTGACCCAACCAAGATCTTCTTTATGTTAGATTGGGCGCTACCCGTGAATACAAAGTCGCTTAGAGGTTTCTTGGGCCTTAGAGGGTACTACGTAAAACTTATACGAAATTACGAACTATAGCTGCCCCACTAACAGATTTACAAAAGAAGAATGCTTTTAAATGGAATGATAGTTGCCTTTCATGACCTTAAATTGGCAATTACACAGCCGCATGTCCTCAGGCTACGAGATTTTACACAACCCTTCATGATTGAATATGACGCAAGTAGGAGAGGAGTGGGGGCAGTTTTGATGCAATTAGGCTAGCCTATTGCTTTCATGAGAAAGCTTCTAAAAGGAAGAGCATTATAACTATCAACATATGAGAAAGAGTTGCTAGCTTTAGTAGCGACTATTCACAAATGACGTCCTTATCTTTTAGGAcaatcttttattattaaaatagatCAATAAGCCCTAACATTTCTATTGGAGTAGCTGGTTGGCACTATTGTCCAACAGAAGTGGATAACTAAATTAATGAGGTAcgattttattattcaatacaaaaaaaaaaagggaagggaAACAAGGTAGTGGATGCACTCTCAAGGAAATATGAGTTGGAGGGTAAAATAGAGGGGTTGTTAGCTatgatttcttttccaaatGCAGATTGAGTTGAGGAGCTCAAGTCTACTTGTGACCTATCAGCTGAGATGAAAGATGTTGTAACCAAACTATCTTAAGGGCAAAACAATGAACGTGGCTACCAATTGCAACAAGGGTTGCTTCTTAAGAGGGGGAGGATTGTCATAGTCTTGGATTCACCCTTCAAAGAGAAAGTTCTTCATTATATACATGCTCATCAATTAGTACAacattttggatatttgagaaTATATCAAATGGCCAAACAAGATTTTTATTGGACATAGATGAAAATGGACATAAAAAAATTGGTGAGGGAATGCAAAATCTGCTAGACTATAAAATATGAAACCATACCACCTGCAGGGCTTTGAAAACCCTTACTTATTCCCAATCAAGTGGACAGATATCTCTATGAATTTCATAGAGGGCCTCAATGTCCCAAGGCTATAGTACCATTTTTATTGTGGTGGacaaatttatgaaatttgggGATTTTATGGCCTAGCTTACCCCTATATAACATCTACTGTGGCACAGGTGTTCTTaaactcaatattcaaactGAATGAGCCACCAAGAAGAATAGTTTTAGATAGGGACCCTATATTCGTCAGTTCATTTTGAAAAACACTTTTCTCATTATAGAGTTTATCTCTAAACTACAACTTTGCCAACCATCCAGAGTCAGAAGGCTCTAAACAAATGTTTATGAGGTTACCTGAGGTGTTATGCAGGCAACAAACCAAGGAAATGATCTCAATGGTTAGCTTCAGCTGAATTGTGGTATAACAACAGCTACCACACCTCAACTAAGTTCATTCCGTTTGAAGCTTTGTATGAGTATCCCCCACCCAAGCTTTTGTCCTATATTTCGGGAACGTCAACAAATGAATCAGTGGACCAATTTCTCTGGAGGAAGGGTATCTCGAATACCCATTATATCTCAAGcacaatataaatttatgagCTCATTTCCCTTCTATGCATTCATTTTACTATTTAGCATATCCTTTTTTATTAGCAATCCAGAACGTTCTTAACAAAGACTCTTCATTTGACCAAGATGGGAAATGAGTAGGTACCAATTTCTTGCcccaaatttcatttcatagttattatttttatttttatatattgtgcTAGCTTAGCTACAATGGGTGGTTTTTCTTCGAGTTCTCTTGCAATtctcatttatctttttaattttatgaaataagttattttttaatttcgtttgttttcgtagatgagatgagataagatcagttgagatttaaaatttaaaattaaataaaatattattagaatatatttttttaatattatttttattttaaaattttaaaaaattaaattatttattttatttaagtgaaaatttgaaaaagttttattttttaaataatatgtgaaaacgcagttttattttatattttcataaccgATCTTGCACGGCCACAAAACCCAGCAAAAGCCCAGCATTTCTCGTCTCTCCGTCTCTCTGGCCTCAGGAATCAGGATGGCAGCTGAAACAGAGCAAATGCAGGACAAAGAACAAGAAGCGCTGCGCCTCAAAGCACTAGCAGAGACCAAATACAACAACTCCAAACTCAAGTCCGCCCTCAAGTACGCCAAGCGAGCCCAGCGACTCGCCCCCAACCTCGACGGCCTCTCAGAAATGGTCACCTCCTTCAAGATCCTCCGCGTCGCTGCTGCCCGATCCCCCGACACCCTCACGCCCGACTGGTATAAGATACTCCAGGTAGAACCCTTTGCTCACATCAACACCCTCAAGAAACAGTATAAGAAACTCGCCCTAGTCCTTCACCCCGACAAAAACCCTTATGCCGGGTCTGAAGAAGCCTTTAAGCTCGTCAGCGAGGCCTTTCGGTTTTTGTCGGATAGGATTCGTAGGAAAGAGTATGACATGAAGCTCAGGATTAGGATTCAGGAGGAGAACGTTGTGGGTTTGGCGGCTGCGGACACGTTCTGGACGGCATGTTCGATGTGCCGTTTGTTGCACAAGTTTGAGAGGAGGTATTTGGGGCATAATTTGGTGTGTCCCAATTGTAAGAAGAGCTTTGAGGCTGTGGAGGTTGAGACCGATGATGGTAATAAGTCTGGTGGGGAAGACGCCGAGGTTAGGGTTAGGAGTGAGAGACTGAGGAAGAGAAATGTGGGTGTGGTTGAGAGATTTGGGGATTTGGGTTCGAAGCCGAAAATGGGTAGTGGTGTAATGGGCAGTGGAATGAGAGCTGGGGAATTGGAGAGGGAACAAGATGGTGTTGATCGTGATGGTATATGGAGTTGTGGAAGGTTGAGGAGTTGGGGCTTGAAGAGGAGGATGAGAACTGTAGGGGAGGTGTTAGAGAGGTCAATGCCGAAGAGGGCAAAAACTGGGGAGGAGACGATGACATTGGCAGAAATGCAGCAGGAAGCAAGGCGGAAGGTGCAGCAAGAGAGAATGAAGGAAAAGGAGAAGGAtgaaagagagaagaggaaggagaaagagaaggagaGGCGAAGGGATTTGAAGAAGAGTGGGGATTTACAGATTGAGAAACGGGGAAGTTCAAAGAAGAGTGGAGATTCAGATATTGAGAGGCGTAGGAAGAAGAGCGTGGGTTTGGAAATTGAAAGACGCAGGAGTTCTAGAGGTGGGGATTTGGAGATTATGTCGGTGGAGGATtctgatttttatgattttgacaAGGATAGAGTGGAGAGGAGTTTTAAGAAAGGACAAGTATGGGCCATCTATGATGACGATGATGGAATGCCAAGGCATTATGGTTTGATTGATGAAATTGTTTCAGTGATTCCTTTTGAGGTGAAGATGAGTTGGTTGGATCTTCAAAGTAATGGGGATGAGGGGCTGATATGTTTGGAGAAAATGGGATTTCATATTTCCTGTgggaaattcaaggttgcttgGAAGAATTCCATTAACTCGCTGAACGTATTTTCGCATATTGTGGATTGTGAACAAGAAGCAAGAGAGGTCTATAGAATTTATCCAAGGAAGGGTTCGGTGTGGGCTCTATATAATGAGGCAGCTGTGGATGCTGAAGGAAGAAATCTCTCTGTTAAAGATAAGCGATGCTATGACATAGTTTTGTTTATGACAAGTTATAGTGAGATGTATGGTTTAAGCATGGCATATCTTGAGAAGGTTGATGGGTTCAAGACAATATTTAAGAGAAGGGAGATTGGGTGTCATGCTATTAGATTGCTTGAAAAACATGATCTCCGGTTGTTTTCACACCAGATTCCTGCCAGGAAACTTTCTAATGATGAGGCTCCAGAGATTTTGAAAGACTGTTGGGAGCTTGATCCTGCTTCTCTTCCTCCAGATTTGCTTGGCATTGGCTGGAAGAGATAATTCTGGTTAGGAAACCTGACTGCTGTGTGTATAGCTTTACATTAATTTATGCGTTTAAATGCAGCATGTTAATGTACATCAAATAACTCTTTGTGAGCTAATTATGATTGTTAGTCactatttctgatttttttagaaaatgacaGTACTCCTTAAAGACAATATAATCAGTTTCTAATTACATTATCTTGTCTCCGGTATCCCAAGTAcccaaaatcataatattaatgtGCATCGGATGGTTTTAATGTTCTATAAATTATCGTCTTCGTTTGTGTTAATGCTCTGTAAAAATTGTTATCATTATCTTGTGGTTTTGATGCGTGCAGCAATAGTCTTCTCAGCTCTTAAGGTCTTGACAAAGAAGTCCTGAAAGCTAAAGTTGGAAGGACGTGTATGCAGCCATACTATGATAAAGTGTTCTGGAAACAGAAACTCTTAAAGCTATTCCAGTCTTCTCAGCTTCCTTATTATTTCTCTCCACCGACATGCACCATATTGACAGATTGAGATCATTTTCCATAGAGCTTCCCTTTGTTGATTATTATCAAACTGACGTTACTAGAGCACTATAGAAGATCTATCGCCCATTAAGGTATTACCCGTTCCAATCTCAGAAGCCTAAAGACAGCTTGTGGTAGCAAATTGACCATGGTTTATCCACTGTTCTTGCACATACAGAACAATTATTTTGTTTCGGTATTATTGGTCAGGTGCTGGCCATAACACATGATGACAACACATGGTGACATGGATCATTCAAAGTGGATTTCATCTGAGTCGAAAGTGTGAGTAGAAAAGATAAACTTGTATGTAATATAGTTGTAAAAGAATCGTAGGTGTCGGTACTCGACAAAAAAAACAGTAAGGGAAGTAGACAATGAATGATTGGATTgtggaaaatatataatgacttgTGTTTTAATCTCACTGCATGTTGAGAATACCGCATTTCTGAGAGTTATATGCATTCTAGTTTCTGTTCTGGCTTTAGTTTGGTGTGTTGCTTGCTGGTAAGCATTATGAGAAAGTATGAAAAATTCAAGTACCTATAGCTGGTACGATGTCGTTTCCTGTTGATCTTCCCGTTCGAGATCAATTTCTAGAGCCCATAACGGTGTGAATCTTGAATCAATCTTATCTCAAAAACAGATCTTGAAACATTGTCTCCAACACTTGAGAGAAGCAAGAATCATTGAATTGCGGCTTCTGAAAGATATCCAGTAGgcttaaaaaagataataataccAGACATTATTATGGAAAAGAAGGAAATTCAGAAACATTAGAAAAAATGCTGCTTGTATTAAATAAATCATCCAATCATATTTGGTTTGAGTAGTGATTTGAACAAATCCAAGTATACAGGTTAGACCCTTTATAAAAATGGGcactgctattttttttatgaaaaaatgatatttgaagttTTAAGATGTACAAGTCTTGCATatcccatttaaaaaaattggataatttTGAGACCagtatattttttctcaaaatgattATTACATGGAGATAGGCTGATATCACACTTAAAAGACTGTTAGTTTGTATCTATCACCCTTtatatggatttattttttattttgttataaaagttgtattatcCATAAGTTTTACACCCTACACACCCATTTAAAGACATGTTATTTTaccttttatcatattttacttacaaatatttctgaaatcattttcattatgtggataaagatataaaatgataaatttttaagtgggtgtgcaagAATGTGAggtttatgtttagaatttttctttttgtaaagaGCTGCAAAAGACTTATACATCTAAGAATTTTACCtaacattattatttgaaaaatgctagTATGCCGCTTAGTTTTGTCTcttcattttgaccgctcatatatttatattttttttatttaatagttaaagaagtgctcttagtgtattgatatatatttttttattttttaaatgtatttaaagatatttaaaaaaaatataaaaggaagaagaataaaaaaataaaataccgaATTTATAGGCACGACTGTCGAAGTTGGGCTGCACACAAGTATCACTCTTACTATTTTGGTTTACGTGatatattgttgatgatttttggtTTAAATTGTTGTCctaaaattttacttaaaatatatcattccaTCCCTTATGATTAgatgtaatttatttaatacAATGTAAAGTATGGTCCCTTAAGCgtgaaaaaaagagagtatttttccctaaaaaaaaaagagaaggccTTCTCCATCTTAGCTCGAGCTTAGCTTGTTTGACAAGAAGTAgtttcagaaaaaataaaaactttttctgaaaaaaattctcacattccatctttcaatctcaaaaaaatatttctcatctaataatcatttttattgattatgtgatttgaatgaaaaacaaaaattaaaaacaattttcatattgatttaaataaatttcggAACATTTTTGTCAATAAGATACCCCATAAAGCCAGAAGCGAGCTCTATATCAACCTCAATTCTCGCACACCAAAGACCAAACTACtctttcaattttcttctttgctaCATACTTGTAAGCGCACCCAATTTCCCCGCGATTTCGTGTGGGCGGAGTTTGAGAAGTCTCAGATCCGGTATCGTTCTTGCCGATGGGTTACGAAGACGATCCGtatgtgtctctctctctctctatttgcgAGGGATTTAGGGTTTCTGATGATTCTTTCCTATGAAAtttgggttttgtttgttttttcaggTACCGCGACGAGGATGGAGAGCCGTTGATGGACTACGATGATGTACAGTCGGATAGGGAGCTGTCTCCGGAGCCTCGACGGGACCTATTGGATGACGAAGACATCGAGGACGAATGGCAGCGCGGTGGGGGGAGGAGAGAGCGGTCGGAGACGCCGGTATACGACGCGGACCCCTCGTCATTGAACGCGAAACCCCGGAAGCGGCTGATTAAGAAGAGCGACAGCACCACGGCGAAGGAGATCGTGGTTCCTAGCCTGGTCGATGAGGACGAGGACGTTGAGGATTTTGAGAGGAATCGGAAGAGGAGGAAGGAGGGTGGTGGGAGTAGTGGGAAGAAGGAGAGGAGGCATAAGGAGGAGAAGAGAGGGTTTTCTTCGGGGAAGGGTGAGTCCAATAAGTTCTCCAAGAGAGGGTTTTCTTCCGGGAAGGATCGCGATGGTGAGGTCAAGGAGATGTGGGACACCATTGCCGGTGGCGACTCTGAGGTATAATAAATCTCTGGTGTCCAGATCTTTTCAAATTGATGGCCTTCCTTTtacatttttagtttttctgcAACTCTTATGTCCTTGAGCAAGAGAATCTGATTCCTGCTGAATTTAATGTGGGTAATGAGCGtgggtaatatttt from Juglans regia cultivar Chandler chromosome 2, Walnut 2.0, whole genome shotgun sequence carries:
- the LOC109002128 gene encoding uncharacterized protein LOC109002128; this translates as MAAETEQMQDKEQEALRLKALAETKYNNSKLKSALKYAKRAQRLAPNLDGLSEMVTSFKILRVAAARSPDTLTPDWYKILQVEPFAHINTLKKQYKKLALVLHPDKNPYAGSEEAFKLVSEAFRFLSDRIRRKEYDMKLRIRIQEENVVGLAAADTFWTACSMCRLLHKFERRYLGHNLVCPNCKKSFEAVEVETDDGNKSGGEDAEVRVRSERLRKRNVGVVERFGDLGSKPKMGSGVMGSGMRAGELEREQDGVDRDGIWSCGRLRSWGLKRRMRTVGEVLERSMPKRAKTGEETMTLAEMQQEARRKVQQERMKEKEKDEREKRKEKEKERRRDLKKSGDLQIEKRGSSKKSGDSDIERRRKKSVGLEIERRRSSRGGDLEIMSVEDSDFYDFDKDRVERSFKKGQVWAIYDDDDGMPRHYGLIDEIVSVIPFEVKMSWLDLQSNGDEGLICLEKMGFHISCGKFKVAWKNSINSLNVFSHIVDCEQEAREVYRIYPRKGSVWALYNEAAVDAEGRNLSVKDKRCYDIVLFMTSYSEMYGLSMAYLEKVDGFKTIFKRREIGCHAIRLLEKHDLRLFSHQIPARKLSNDEAPEILKDCWELDPASLPPDLLGIGWKR